A genomic window from Candidatus Omnitrophota bacterium includes:
- a CDS encoding queuosine precursor transporter codes for MEGNIKDERALAIQERVFLVCSAIFIASLVSCNLIFQKFFTWTPFGLYRFEVSVGILPYPITFLVTDVVSEIYGKRRADQIVVSGFIASLFVMGIILLAQAVPQTDWSPISDQEFRKVFGLYGPAVFASMCAYLGAQFLDIRLFHFWKRLTKGKHLWLRNNGSTIVSQFVDTNTVMFLLCFFRVVEWERYWPLTINGFLFKAIIALLDTPFFYSADWYLRKLMQLRPGEEIEAQKSLA; via the coding sequence ATGGAGGGAAATATAAAAGACGAACGGGCGTTAGCGATTCAAGAAAGAGTTTTTCTCGTCTGTTCCGCCATTTTCATCGCTTCGCTGGTGTCCTGCAACCTAATTTTTCAGAAGTTTTTCACTTGGACTCCATTTGGACTATATCGATTCGAGGTTTCCGTCGGCATTCTTCCCTATCCCATTACTTTTCTCGTAACGGATGTTGTTTCTGAGATTTACGGCAAGCGGCGCGCCGATCAAATCGTGGTGTCGGGTTTTATCGCCAGCCTTTTCGTGATGGGAATTATTCTCCTGGCGCAGGCGGTTCCGCAAACGGATTGGTCTCCTATATCAGACCAGGAATTTCGTAAAGTATTCGGCCTTTACGGCCCCGCTGTCTTTGCTTCCATGTGCGCTTATCTTGGCGCTCAATTTCTCGATATCCGTCTCTTTCATTTCTGGAAACGGCTGACGAAGGGAAAGCATCTATGGCTGCGCAATAACGGATCTACGATTGTTTCCCAATTTGTGGATACGAACACCGTCATGTTTCTTTTGTGCTTCTTTCGCGTCGTCGAGTGGGAGCGGTATTGGCCATTGACGATAAATGGATTCCTGTTTAAGGCGATCATTGCGCTTTTAGATACGCCTTTTTTCTATTCGGCGGATTGGTACTTGCGGAAGCTGATGCAGTTGCGGCCAGGGGAAGAGATCGAGGCGCAAAAAAGCCTTGCTTAA